In Desulforamulus hydrothermalis Lam5 = DSM 18033, a genomic segment contains:
- the addB gene encoding helicase-exonuclease AddAB subunit AddB: protein MSLRFIIGRAGSGKSHVCLEEIRSRLRQSQDGPPIILLVPEQATFQYEYLLVSTPGLRGIVRAQVLSFRRLAWRVLQEAGGAARAHLGELGKRMLLRHILEQKKSELKVFHRAARQPGFADSLAGALTELKMYRVKPDDLVEGIRRLEKQGSSPMLDKLQDLSLLYAQMEQLLAGRFTDPDDYLNLLAERLGSAPLLHNADLYLDGFTGFTPQEFGVIEQLLLTANRVNVTLCFDPVYINKKCHTAEFFYPTVETYHTLCETAAKLKVMVEPPVLLQAATPPRFQHSEGIAYLEKNFFRYTALPGRQATGVSLTACANRRAEVEAAAREIIRLCRDEGLRWRDIVVVLRDLDNYSHLINTVFTDHRIPHFIDQKRNVLHHPLVELLRSVLEVVIQQWAYGPVFRCLKTDLMPVARDEVDKLENYVLAHGIRGSRWTDGRDWTYRRRYTLDEEAACSEWEAEELALINRVRYQAVGWLLNFSQQVQQAANVREITAALFELLESLRVAEQLENWAKTAEQQGRLVEAREHAQLWQNVIQLLDEIVGAMGDEQLTLEEYAQVLEAGLAGLKLGLIPPGLDQMVVGTLERSRNPDVKAALVLGINDGVLPARPPEDGLFSDTERQVLRNAGIALAPDSRRQVLDEQYLVYVALTRASQTLWLSYPQADDEGKPLVASQVVTRVKELLPGLEERLAPVEPPCPTGDLAFIAAPERALSYLAAMLREVKAGRRVAPVWQDVYAWFAEQPSYRETCRRVLAGLFHVNREPRLSSGLGRRLYGSCLKASVSRLERFAACPFAHFLWHGLKLKERRQFKLAAPDLGQFYHAALKEFALRLKEQAADWGRLTRQQAAELVGEVVDELAPRLQNEILLSTARYRYLTGKLKKTLERAVLTLREHARRGTFRPVAVEIGFGENAELPPVSFDLDNRCSMEMNGRIDRIDCAAAGGRLYLTVIDYKSGQAVLDLAGIVHGLQLQLLTYLHVALLHAERLVQQSALPAGMLYFSIRNPFVSSNGPLSEEEAAKSLLKQLKMKGLLLADPLVIAHMDSQLNGQSDLLPVGLKKNGEFFSKSKVIDPEQFNLLRSYLEQTLQSAGRRIMQGEIAVSPYRRGRETACAFCIFKAVCQFDPLLEDNTYRLLFDEEEPQLWLLIKESVGDNHA from the coding sequence GTGAGCCTTCGTTTTATTATTGGCAGGGCAGGCAGCGGCAAAAGCCATGTTTGTCTGGAGGAAATACGCAGCCGGCTGCGGCAAAGCCAGGATGGCCCGCCTATTATTTTGCTGGTGCCGGAACAGGCCACTTTTCAATACGAATACTTGCTGGTATCCACACCGGGGTTGCGGGGAATTGTGCGGGCTCAGGTTTTAAGCTTTCGCCGCCTGGCCTGGCGGGTGCTGCAGGAAGCAGGGGGAGCAGCCAGGGCTCATCTGGGGGAACTGGGCAAGCGCATGTTGCTGCGGCATATTCTGGAACAAAAAAAATCCGAGCTCAAGGTTTTTCACCGGGCAGCCCGGCAGCCCGGCTTTGCTGACAGCCTGGCCGGCGCCCTCACGGAATTGAAAATGTACCGGGTTAAACCGGATGACCTGGTTGAGGGTATCCGGCGCCTGGAGAAGCAAGGCAGCAGCCCCATGCTGGATAAGCTGCAGGATTTAAGTTTGCTATATGCCCAAATGGAACAGCTGCTGGCCGGCAGGTTTACCGATCCGGACGATTACCTCAACCTGCTGGCGGAACGGTTGGGCAGCGCTCCTTTGCTGCATAATGCCGACCTTTATTTAGACGGCTTTACGGGTTTTACACCCCAGGAATTCGGGGTTATAGAACAATTGTTATTAACTGCTAACCGGGTTAATGTCACCCTGTGTTTTGATCCGGTTTACATAAATAAAAAATGCCATACAGCGGAGTTTTTTTATCCTACCGTAGAAACCTATCATACCCTGTGCGAAACGGCAGCCAAATTAAAGGTAATGGTGGAACCGCCGGTTTTGCTGCAGGCGGCAACGCCGCCCCGTTTTCAACACAGTGAAGGTATTGCCTACCTGGAAAAAAATTTTTTTCGCTACACTGCCCTTCCCGGCCGGCAGGCTACGGGAGTAAGTTTGACGGCCTGTGCCAACCGCCGGGCGGAAGTGGAGGCGGCTGCCCGGGAAATCATCAGGCTGTGCCGGGATGAAGGCTTGCGCTGGCGTGATATAGTGGTTGTTTTACGGGATTTGGATAATTACAGTCATTTAATCAACACCGTTTTTACAGATCATAGAATACCGCATTTTATTGACCAGAAAAGAAATGTCCTGCACCATCCGCTGGTAGAGCTGTTGCGCAGTGTCCTGGAAGTGGTCATCCAGCAATGGGCTTATGGGCCGGTATTTCGCTGTTTAAAGACCGATCTGATGCCGGTGGCGCGGGATGAGGTGGATAAGCTGGAAAACTATGTGTTGGCACACGGTATCCGGGGATCCCGCTGGACGGACGGGCGGGATTGGACTTACCGCCGGCGCTACACCCTGGATGAAGAAGCCGCCTGCAGTGAGTGGGAAGCAGAGGAATTAGCCTTAATCAACCGGGTGCGCTACCAGGCTGTTGGCTGGCTTTTAAACTTCAGCCAACAGGTGCAGCAAGCTGCCAACGTACGGGAAATTACCGCTGCTTTGTTTGAACTGCTGGAATCGTTAAGAGTGGCGGAACAGTTGGAAAACTGGGCTAAAACGGCCGAGCAGCAGGGCCGCCTGGTGGAGGCCAGGGAACACGCCCAGCTCTGGCAAAACGTTATTCAGTTGTTGGATGAAATTGTCGGAGCCATGGGTGATGAGCAGCTTACTTTGGAAGAATACGCCCAGGTGCTGGAAGCCGGACTGGCCGGATTAAAACTGGGTTTAATTCCGCCCGGGTTGGACCAGATGGTGGTGGGAACCCTGGAGCGTTCTCGCAACCCTGATGTAAAAGCGGCCCTGGTACTGGGAATTAATGACGGTGTATTGCCGGCCCGTCCGCCTGAAGACGGCTTGTTCAGCGATACGGAACGCCAGGTCTTAAGGAATGCCGGTATTGCCCTGGCACCCGATTCCCGGCGACAGGTTCTGGATGAACAGTATCTGGTCTATGTGGCTCTTACCAGAGCCAGCCAGACCTTGTGGTTAAGTTATCCCCAGGCGGATGATGAAGGAAAGCCCTTGGTTGCTTCTCAGGTTGTCACCCGGGTGAAGGAGCTGCTGCCGGGCCTTGAGGAAAGGCTGGCCCCGGTGGAACCGCCCTGTCCCACCGGCGACCTGGCATTTATAGCTGCACCGGAACGCGCTTTATCTTATTTGGCGGCCATGTTGCGGGAAGTTAAAGCAGGGCGCCGGGTGGCACCGGTTTGGCAGGATGTTTATGCCTGGTTTGCAGAGCAGCCGTCCTACCGGGAAACCTGCCGGCGGGTACTGGCGGGGCTGTTTCATGTTAACCGGGAACCCCGCTTATCTTCCGGACTGGGGCGGCGGCTGTACGGCAGCTGCCTGAAAGCCAGCGTATCAAGACTGGAACGCTTTGCAGCCTGTCCCTTTGCTCATTTTTTGTGGCATGGTTTGAAGCTTAAGGAGCGGCGTCAATTTAAACTGGCGGCGCCGGATCTGGGGCAGTTTTATCACGCCGCCCTGAAAGAATTTGCGTTGCGTCTTAAGGAGCAGGCTGCCGACTGGGGCCGGCTAACCAGACAGCAGGCAGCAGAACTGGTGGGTGAGGTTGTTGATGAGCTGGCACCCCGGCTGCAAAACGAGATTCTTCTCAGTACCGCCCGTTACCGGTATCTTACCGGAAAATTAAAGAAAACCTTAGAAAGGGCAGTGCTGACTTTAAGGGAGCATGCCCGGCGCGGTACTTTCCGCCCGGTGGCGGTGGAAATAGGTTTTGGCGAGAATGCAGAGTTGCCGCCGGTTAGTTTCGATCTGGACAACCGGTGCAGCATGGAAATGAACGGCCGCATCGACCGCATTGACTGTGCCGCTGCAGGCGGCCGGCTGTATTTAACGGTGATTGATTATAAGTCAGGCCAAGCTGTGCTTGATCTGGCAGGTATTGTACACGGCTTGCAACTACAGCTGCTTACCTATTTGCATGTGGCCCTGCTGCATGCCGAACGCCTGGTGCAGCAGTCCGCCTTACCGGCAGGCATGCTGTACTTCAGTATCCGGAACCCCTTTGTTTCCAGTAACGGCCCGCTGTCTGAAGAGGAAGCGGCCAAAAGCTTATTGAAGCAGTTAAAAATGAAGGGGTTACTGTTGGCGGATCCGCTGGTGATCGCTCACATGGACAGTCAATTAAACGGGCAGTCGGATTTGCTGCCGGTGGGGCTGAAAAAAAACGGTGAGTTCTTCAGCAAGTCCAAAGTAATTGACCCGGAGCAGTTCAACCTGCTGCGCAGCTACCTGGAACAAACTTTACAATCCGCCGGCCGCCGGATAATGCAAGGGGAAATTGCTGTCAGTCCCTACCGGCGGGGCCGGGAAACAGCCTGTGCCTTCTGTATCTTTAAAGCCGTCTGCCAGTTCGACCCTTTGCTGGAGGATAATACATATCGGCTGTTATTTGATGAGGAAGAACCGCAGCTGTGGTTGTTGATTAAAGAAAGTGTGGGTGATAACCATGCGTGA